The DNA segment TTCGAACTAATATCACTATAAATAAAGCAAGCAGAAAAGTATTCCATAAATGATTTATGAGCCCATTTATAGCTTAATCCATCCTGTACAACTAATGGAACTGATTCAACTAAGTCTATCAGAGGTATCCGCTTCTTCAATACACTCCGTTTTGCTTGATCAATTAGTTTTATTAGTTGATCTTTACTAAAACCTATTTGATTATTACTAAGACAACATGCTAGGTTTCTTAAAAACTTATGAAAGCTCTCTCTTAAAAGCTGTGAGTGTTTTTTTCTATTCCAACCACCCTTAGAAAATCATGGTCTTCAAATAATGCATCCTAAACCTTTCTATAAAATTCTCCTTTATTTATTGGAATATCCTTCTTGTATCTGTAGGTTATATAGATGAACGAAACTAGTAAGGGGTTCCCTAAAAAATAATTCAGATCTTTAAATGTTCCTAATTTGTGTTTTGCAAGTAGAAAATGCTTAGTTTTGCAGCCAAAAGTGCTAAACCCACTTGCCAGCATCAAAGTTACATAGGAATTCGTTCCATTGCTTGCTTGAAGCGGAAGCTCTCACCTGTGAAGGAAAGAATATGAGCATGGTGCACCAGACGATCGACGAGTGCTGACGTGAGTTTGGTATCGCCGAATATCGATGTCCATTGACCAAACTCTAAGTTAGATGTAACGATCACACTCTTTTGTTCATAGCAATCCGCTATCACGTTAAATAATAGTTCAGAACCGGTTTGGTTGAATGGGACGTAACCAACCTCATCAAGAATGAGCAAGTCAACTTTTCTCAACTTATCTCGAAATCGGTTAAGTGTTCCCGTCGTAAATTTCTCCTGAAGCATGGCAACTAAATCGGAGGCTCGGTAGAACTGCACCGCATTGCCACGGCGACAAGCCTCCACACCCAATGCCGTTGCCATATGCGTCTTGCCTGTGCCTACGGCACCCATTAAGAGTAAATTCTCCTTGCGCTCTAACCATTCCAATCCCTGAATTTTCTCTGGACTGCTGCCGTTCGGAAAAGTGATATGGTCATAGGCATACCCCTCAAAGGTCTTAATATGCGGAAATCCTGCCTGCTGGACGAGCTTTCCCAGCTTGGCACGGCGGCGTCCGTCCAGTTCCGCACTTAGAATCTGTTCCACAATGCTTCGAATCTCTTCATTTTGTTGAAGCGATACATAGTCCATGACATGGGCCAATCGTAGCTGCCGACATAAATTGGCTAATTCTGTTGGCATGTTAGCTCACCCCCACAAGCTGGTCGTAGCGCTCAAGAGAGCCCTCCAAACGAGTTCCCGGGGGCGACAGCTTCTCCTCCCACGTAATGGGCAAGTCTCGGCTTCCATATTTCATACCAAGGATACCCGTGACGCGGGAAACTGCCGCATCCTGGCCTAGCAAAGCGATTGCCTCTTGGATCTGTTCTATGGTGTACACATCGCTCCAGTGCAACAGCGCCTGAAGGCGCTCTTTTCGCTCAGCCAGATCCTTCACCGTCACATACACGTGCAGTGTCTCCGGCAGCATGCGAAGGAACTGCGAATGTGTAACACTGCGCGGTTTTCTCAACCATCCGCTAAATACTTTCGACCACGGAACGTCCGCCGTTCGTCCCGTGTAAGGTCTAGGCACCTCCCGAATCTTCTGGTGGTGACCGTTCAGGATAACCAGACGATCCCAGAACGTTTGGATCAGCACCTCGCTACCTGGCGCAACCATTCCTAGTAACGGAATCGTCGTATCTTCAATCCGAATTTCCCCGTACTTATTGACTACCGCAGCAGCCAAGCGAAAAGCATCAAATCCATGCTCCGGCAATGTAAGGAGCTTACGTCGGTCATCCTCCCACAGATCAGCGATTCGGCGGTTTTGAGCATAATGCTTACGCTGGTGATCTTGAGTTGCCTGCTCAGCGAAATACGCGACAAGTTGTTCATGGTTTTCATAGATGGGAATGGGGACGGCCCAGTTCCTCTTAGAGTAGCCGCATTTATTTTCCACATGCCCCTTTTCATGACCGCTATACGGATTGCAGAAGACAGCTTCAAACCGGTAATGGGCACAGAATCGCAGAAAGCCTTCGGTTAATTGCCGCTCGCCTCCTTTCTCGATATGCACGACGGCGGCAGACAGGTTGTCGAACCATATCCGCTGAGGAACACCGCCCATCTGTTCGAAGCATTGCTTCATCGCTTCTAAGAAGCATTCCTGATTTTCCGCCGGTGTCGGATAAACGAATGCAGCGTTGCTATGCGGGAAAGACATCACCAGAAGTTTATATGTAAGCATATGGTGCCCTTGGCTTACCTCAAGGGTCGTAAAGTCGACTTGAGCCTCTCCAGGCGGATGTTCTAGTCGTTCATACGTTTTGGCACGTTCCAGTTCCATTTCACTCTTTCGTTTCTGCACATAGGCTAGCACTGTACGTTGTCCGCCTGTAAATTGATGTTCGTCACGTAACCTTTGAAAAATGCGTACACCTGTATGACGTTGCTTTCGGGGGAGCAAGCGGTCCTCTTCCAACCACGTATCGACAATCTCCATAAATGCCCCCATGACTGGACTTCTACTTTTTCGTTTGGCCACAGATACATTCCAGTTAGTTTGATCGGCATATTTTTTTGCTGTTCGCCAATGAACCCCCACACGTTCAGCTATTTCATTTACAGAACAGCCTTCTACTTCGCGTAGAAATCTGATATAGTCTTGTTGAGGCATTTTCAACATCCTTTCATTTCTCCTCTCGCTACGTTGTCGCAAACATAACGATAGGATGATAATGGGATGCTGACAAGTGTCTCTTTTTTTGCATCAAAGTTCGGCATTTTTACGCTGCAATATTAGGCACTTTTATTATGCAAGAAACACTAATTCCAATGACTCCTCGCAATGATCTATTAGATCAGCTGAAATCTGAAATTTTGTCTTTAAATCATATTTTTAAAACAGCTGGAGGAGTTGTAACTGCCCAACTGCTGCAATTCCTCCCTGTGCAAGACCACGATACCAGAACACAAAGCCGATGAGCATACTGAATAGAGAAACGTAAGCAAGGCTCGTGATCATCTCTTCGCGCTCACTTCGTTCAAACCACCGGTCAATTTACCCATGATAACTGCGTCACTTTATTTTGTATGGCATATACATAAAAACCATAGCAAGTGAGGCATTGAGTACAGGAGATGTTTTTAAATTCATTCCAAATTCATAGTGGGCACCCGATAAATTATGCTTAGTAAAAATACTTCCCTAACAAAAAGAATTTCAAGGAAATAAAACAGTAAATTCCCTAAAGTATACTTTTACCACCAACTATAGTATCCTAAATATAGGAAGAAGAATAAAATATTATCCAGCGGAGGTTGTTTTATGAACTCAACTTTCGCAGCTTGAAATCGGCAAATAAGCCTTGATGTAACTGGGCAAGCCAGCGATCCATTGCTGTAGTTGTGTTTGAATGAGTGCTGTGATCTTCTTACTGGCTTTCTTGGAGATATCTTCGATTAATTCAATCAGTTGTTTTAAGGCTACAGCCCAATCTAGCTGACCTACTTCATCACATAGCAAATAAAACAAGCCACCAAGCGTACGGTTGTCGGTACTTTGTCGGTGTTGCCACGCTAGCAAAATATACCGTGAAAAAACAATCGTGGTATGGCTGATAAGGAGATCATATGAGCGTCCTTGAAACTCTTTTTGTAGGCGCAGTAAGGATTTGGCACACTTAAAGAAGACTTCGATATCCCAGCGAATGCCGTATATCTGAATCATTTTTTCTTCCGAAATCGTTAGGTCGGTGCATAGAATGGCAAGCCATTCTTTCTTTTTTGAGCGGTGACGCACGAAAACCATCATGACTGGAATCCCTGGAGACAACTCGGTACGGATAGAGCGTAAGATTCCCTTGTTTTTTCCTTGAACAGGGATGGCTTCATAATAAAGTTCTTGCAAAGATAATCGGCGTTCGTCAACAAGATAACGCTTCTTATCCGCTTTGACCATGCCGATCACATCTAGGCCTCGATCAACGATGGCTTGGATTAATGGAGCATGTGTGAACCAACTATCCATTAGCACGTATGAAGCCTGCACACCAGCGGAAAGCGCACGATCAATCATCGATGGAATAATTTCAGGAGCAGGAAGCAAAGCTTCGACCCGACGCTTGTAGCCAGACGTTCTCTTGTCGATCCCTTGCATGATCCCATTTATTTGCGATTTCATCGAAGCTAGCAAGGAGAAGTCAACGGGAATAAACGTATGACCATCCGACCAGCCTAGCGTAAGCATCCGAAATCCTTTATAAAAGGAACCCGTTGCATGATCTTTAAATCGAGAAAGCAGTTCAACCTTCTTGCTACGATTGCGCTCAAACATGGAGTCGTCAACAACAAATGCAGACATGCGATCTTCACCTGTCAGTGGGCGAATTTTATCGATAGTGGAGGAACTAAGCAATGACAGAAATTTGCGCCATGCATAGCCGCTGTGATTCAGGAATCGATAGATCGCATCCTTCCCAGGAAACGTATCACCTTTCTCGCTTTCCAACAGGCGGAACCAGTTTTTGTGGTGAAACAAAAGGACAAAGACAAGCTGGAATAAAAACGAACAGGTATAACCAAATCTCTTTTTAAATCCAGCTGTTCTTAAATGTTGCAATACTTTCAGCTCTTTAAAAGCGGGTTTAATTTCATTTGGAAGTTGATTTTGTAATATGCTTTGCTCTATCATGTAGAGGACACCTCTTCTGTATGGTAGTGATTGATTCGACACTCTCACTTTACCAAATGAAGCGGTGTTTTTCTATTATTGCAACATCCATATTCTAATCAGGGTTTATCTAATCACATCAAGCAAGTAAGCCGATTTTCGCTCTGCGAAAGTTGAGTTATGAAAAAGAAATTAATCATGTTATGTTCGTCTATGGCCTTAGTTTTTTCTTTGGCAGGAACAAGTTTTGCTGATGTTGATCCGTCTACAACAGAGAGGCTAAGTGGATTTAGCTATAACTCAGTTGATAATGTCTTTTCAGTTGATTCGGAATTAAAAAATATCCAAGTGACAAAAAATGAATCTCATCTTTCTGTCTCATATACTCTGGAAGGTAAGGAAGTTTATCTGGAAACAGAAAAATATTCAAGTGACGGATTTGTAAGTTATTACGGAGAAGCTTTGATCGATCAAACGTATAAACTTCAGACAGATGTTATTACAAACGAACACGGCTTAAGCGGTCTAGTATACGATTCAAATCAAACCGTGAATCACGCTTTTGTTATAGACTACAAAGGTGAGATTGTCAATGATTCTATGGAAATTATTGATACAATAAACGAAAGTCAAGGAGTTTTCGACGTTGTTGTTGAACAAGATTCAGATATATCTTTGTTTTCTACTGCAAGAGATTTTACTGCCAGAATCATTCACAAACCAGATGAAATGGGTGGCATAGGTAGAACAGGTTATAATGATGGAACATTATACTATACAAGATATACAAATAATCCAGATGGAATCACTGCTTATTTTGATAGACTTTATGCTACAATTGAAAAGTTAGGGCCTTACGGTTCTTTTGGGATAAAAAATGAAGACGAAATGTATGGTTTTGTTTATACTACCCCATTTGATGTTACACAACCATTACAGGATTACGACATTAAAACAACGTCCAATAGTTCAAAAGTATTTATTTTTTATTCTGCAGCAGCAAAAAAAGCCACTGTAGGAATCGTACCAATTTACACATTTGAAACCAAAGAACTTGTATTACCTTAAACCATTTTTAAAAGAAGGATATTAATATGAAAAATGACTGGCGAATTATTCAAATTATAGTCATAATAAACATCTTAGGAAGAGGATACTACAACATTGATAGATTTCTCAACTATGAAAAGTATAAGATTTTTAATTTGTCACTAAGCCACTTCTGGTATTTAACGCCAGTTATATTTGCACTACTAGTATTTATTTCGAGTTTAATCTATTACTTTTTGAAAAAGGATTATGCAAAAAAATTATTAGCAGTCTCAATATTCACAGATGGTTTATATTTAATCGTCAGTGCTTTAATTATTCTTCTTCCAAACCTAATTAACTCTTGGTATATCCTTATTCTTAGTATTTTTATAGGTCTAGTACAGATCTATGTAGGAAGAAAACTCTTCGTAGAAAATAAAATTTAAAGTTCTTCCGGGAAGTGGACGTTTATTAGAAATCCCACTTCCCGACTTTTTTTTTATAGCCTGTGGACTTTCACCGCCAAGTTATCGCTCATGCCGGGCGCACTTAAACAAACTGACGCCAGTAGAGTTCCAGCGTCAGTTTGCAGCTAATTTTTTAACGTCCACTAACTGGGTATCTTGACCAAATTTGCGGACAAGCTCTTGTTCATGAGCAGCATTCCTCTAAAAAAACTTCTTCTTATCCCGGTCATCCTTCAGAATCTCCACCGCTTCGCGGAAACGCAGCGAGTGGATAATCTCACGCTCGCGCAGGAACTTCAGACTGTCCTGCAAATCGCAGTCATCGGTCATGTCGATGAGCCACTGGTATGTAGCCCGCGCCTTCTCCTCTGCCGCGATGTCCTCGTACAGATCCGCGATCGGATCACCCTTCGCTTGAATATAGGCGGCCGTCCAGGGCACACCTGATGCATTCTCATAAAACAGCGCACTATCGTGCGCCACATAGTGAGGGGCTAATCCGGCAGCATCCAGTTCCTCTACTGTCGCATCCTTGGTCAGCTTATATACCATAGTGGCAATCATTTCTAAGTGGGCCAATTCTTCGGTGCCAATATCATTCAACAGCCCTATGACTTTGTCTGGTATCGTATACCTCTGATTCAAATACCGCAGGGCAGCAGCAAGTTCGCCATCAGCTCCGCCATATTGTTCAAGCAGCAGCCTTGCCATTCGAATGTCGCATTTCCCTACACGTACCGGGTATTGAAGCTTCTTCTCATAGACCCACATTTCTTCGTATTTCCCTCCCTATTCTTGATCGGCAAAAACATATCGCAGGCACTACACCTGCCAGGGCCACGGTACTTTTGACCATTCCCAAGGAAATTTAGAAAAAGAATGTCCGAAATTCATCAAGGGGCCATAAAGCTGCTGAAAATGGTTGGCAAGCTTGGTCCGTTCCTGCACAAGCTGATTATATTGCTGTATAGAGGCTAAATCATCAGGATGCGTATCCAGAAATAGATTGAGTTCGACAAGCACAAAGTCAAGGGCCTGCAGCTTTTCTAGCATTTCATAAAATTGTGGATCCAGATTGTCTTTGTGTGACATTATCTCACCCTTCCTTTTCCCCATCTGGATTCGTAGGGACTATAAAGTGCAGGCCATAATGTTCCGTGTCTTAACGCATCTTCCGGGCAAAACTGGGGGAGATTGAGCGGTTGAAAGTTCATATACAAATGCGGAGGGGTACTATAGGTCTTACATAATATCGGCGGGCAGGGATCAAATGGGCCAATAAAAGGGGCCCAAGCATGCTCTTGGGGATGACTTGTTGGATGACTCAACGGTCGTTCCTCCTTCTGTCAATTTGGTTGTTCCAGCCTTCAAGGAGATGAAGCTCCCTGATCCTCACCATTAACATATGACGTTCGCCCAGAATTTGAACCTAAGAGAGCCAACAAATCAGCAAAAAATCGGAATAAACAAAAAAAAACTCCGATCAAGGTAATTTTACCTCCCCTGATAAGAGTTAAGTTAAACGCCAGGCTCGTCCTCTTTCGATTCGTATTCTGGCGCATTATCCTCCAATGCTTCACTGTTCGCCGAATCCATATTAGAACCGGCGTCCTTTTCGTCATCGCTTATCCTCTTGATGTTCACCCGCGTGATTCGAAGCGGCTCAGCTTCAGCTACCTCAACGAGTATATCCTCGATTTGAATGGCCCTCCCTACGACCGGCGCTCCGTCCAGCTCTTTGAACAGCCATCCGCCAATAGAATCTACCTTATTATGCTCAATAATGACACCCATCAGGTCGTTCACGTCTTCAATCAGCAGCCGTCCATCCACGGAAAAGGTGCCATCGCTCAGCTTCTCAATCTCTGCACGCTCCTCATCGAATTCATCGTAAAGCTCGCCAACGATTTCCTCCAATATTTTCTCGGCTGTGAGCAGTCCTGCCGTACCCCCATACTCATCTACGACAACGGTTAGCTGGGAATGCTTCTTCTGCATGAGACGAAGCACATGACTGACTTCCATCGACTCGGGCACATTCAAGATGGGCCGTACTAGGCTTGCTAGATCATGAGAGCTTCCACCGTCTGGAAGCAGCAGATCGGCAAGATGCACAAATCCGATAATCTGATCTTTGTCCTCTACGGCGACCGGATACCGGGAATGCTTCGTTCCCTCCACGATCCGCATGTTCCCTTCCCAAGACAGATTCGTGTATAGGCAATCCATATCGGTTCTGGGCAGCATAACTTCCCTAGCGAGCAAATCGGAGAAATCAAACAAATTATCCATCAGCTTCATCTCATCTTGGTCGATAACGCCGCTCTTCGCGCTTTGATCCATCAGAATGCGTATTTCCTCCTCTGAATGAGCTGCTTCACCTTCGCCAGCCGGCTCTACGCCAAGCAATCGCAACAAACCATTAGCCGCTGAATTCAGCAGCCAGATTAACGGCAGGAACAATCTATAGAAAAACAAAAGTGGAGCAGACAACCATAAGGATGTTGCTTCTGATTTCTGGATAGCCAATGATTTCGGTGCAAGCTCACCGATCACAATATGCAAGAATGTAATCATCGCAAATCCAACCACTACAGAAACCGTAGATATGAGCGTAGCATCCGTTACACCTAATTGATGCATTAACGGTTCGATTAACAGCTCGGAAATGGCAGGCTCACCTACCCACCCCAGCCCAAGCGAGGCCAACGTAATTCCTAATTGAGTAGCCGATAAATAGGCATCCAGCTTCTTATTTACTTTGAGCGCGTATGTAGCCCGCTTATTGCCTTCGCTGACGAGTTGAGTCAGCCTGGACTGACGCACCTTGACCAGCGAAAACTCCGCTGCCACAAAAAATCCATTCAATAGTACTAAAATAATTACTAGAACCAAATTAAATATCAGCTTGCCAACCTCAAATTCCGTATGTCCATCGGGCATGGGTGCAGCGCCTCTTTTCCTAAAGTGTGATTGCTTTGCGAGATTTAAAGTCGATATCCTTATAGTACATATCTGCGACGAGCAGATTTGGACCACAGCAGCTGGCTGCTTCGCAATAACAATTTACTTTCTGGTTGAGCGGATGGTCGTTTAGCCATTTGGCAAAAATAGCATCCAATCCTTCCTCATGCACATTGCCGAACGAAGGGATGTCTGCAAAGTCCGTCACAAACACCTCCCCCGTAAACATGTTCACGTTTACCCGGTTTCTGCCGTCTGGGTCATTGCGTACTGTGACCATCGGTTCCTGACGCAGCCGCTGGAGCAAAGCGCTATCGGCTTCATTACTGTTGCAGGCATAGAACGGCAGCGTCCCGAACAGCATCCATATTTCTTTATTACGCTCATCGAGCAGGGAATGAATCGCCTGACGCATATCTTCCAGCGATAATACGGGCAGTCCTTTGGCAAAATTGGACGCATACATGGGATGAACCTCATGCCGCTGACAGCCCATTTCCGTAATCAGCTTGTGAATCGTCGGCAACTTGTCATGGGTGCGATAATTGATCATCGACTCCGCAGAGATATACATTCCCGCCTCGCTTAATTTTCGTGAATTCTCCATCATTGTGTGATAGAGCTTATAAGCAACCTCCTTCTTGACAGGATGTCCACTATTCGCAAAGCCCACCTCATAAAAATCCTGCTCACTCGTATAGTTAAACGAAATATGCATCACATCCAGATACGGAAGCAGCTTCTCATACCGCTCATAATCCAGCGTCAAGTTAGAGTTGATTTGAGAACGGATCCCTCGCTCTTTCGCATACTTTAAAATAGGCACGATCTTCTCGTCCACCATCTGCTTGCGGAAGGTCGGTTCGCCCCCCGTGATACTGATAGTCCGCAGATGCTCAACTTCATCCAGCCGCCGCAGCATTAACTCCAGCGGAATTTGCTCCGGCTCCTTCAACACTAAACTGTCCCCGACGGCACAATGCTCGCACCGCATATTACAGAGATTCGTAACCGTCATCTCCACACTCGTCAGTACGTGACGTCCGAATTCACGCAAAGAGACAATCGGATCCCACGGATCATCGTTCGGACTTACCGGAGCTGGTACAACAGATTTATGCTTAAGTATCTTCATTATTAGCCCACCTTATTTCTTTTATTAACCTAAAAAAGAAAAGAGTGCACTCCAGTCGCACATCTTCCCTCTTAATCTATATTATATCTTAATAATCACCTTCATTATGGTAACTAATTTAAATCATCCCGTCCACTTCTGTAATAACAATGGATAATTGCTTCGACAAATCCAGATCGTAAGGTGCTTTTAAGTCTATTCCTTCAGAATCGGTCAAAATACGTACAACTGGACGCTGTGGAAAGATACCGTGGATTTTAGCAACAACGCCCGTCTCTCCCGTGCTCAGCCTGACTGTCATGCCTAGCGGATAAATGGCCACCCGATCGCGGAACAGCTCCAGCTTGGATTTCTCGTACAAATTTCCACATCCGGTATACAGTACTTCAAGCGCCTGATGGGGCAGCATTGCCGAACGGTATACCCGATGAGTCGTCATCGCATCATACGAATCAGTAATTGCGATCCAGCGGGCAAATTCGCTGATTTCCTCTCCCTTGATCCCTCGGGGATAACCGCTGCCATTCAGCCGTTCATGATGCTGGTAAGCACAATGTGCGGAAACAAGGGGAATACCAGGCTCATTCTTCAGCATTTTAAAGCCGATCTCCGCGTGCTGCTTGACTTGCTCATACTCCTCATCCGTCAGCTTGCCCGCCTTCGTCAGAAGTTCTATTGGAAGTTTTGTTTTTCCGATATCATGCAGCAT comes from the Paenibacillus lentus genome and includes:
- the istB gene encoding IS21-like element helper ATPase IstB — protein: MPTELANLCRQLRLAHVMDYVSLQQNEEIRSIVEQILSAELDGRRRAKLGKLVQQAGFPHIKTFEGYAYDHITFPNGSSPEKIQGLEWLERKENLLLMGAVGTGKTHMATALGVEACRRGNAVQFYRASDLVAMLQEKFTTGTLNRFRDKLRKVDLLILDEVGYVPFNQTGSELLFNVIADCYEQKSVIVTSNLEFGQWTSIFGDTKLTSALVDRLVHHAHILSFTGESFRFKQAMERIPM
- the istA gene encoding IS21 family transposase, which codes for MLKMPQQDYIRFLREVEGCSVNEIAERVGVHWRTAKKYADQTNWNVSVAKRKSRSPVMGAFMEIVDTWLEEDRLLPRKQRHTGVRIFQRLRDEHQFTGGQRTVLAYVQKRKSEMELERAKTYERLEHPPGEAQVDFTTLEVSQGHHMLTYKLLVMSFPHSNAAFVYPTPAENQECFLEAMKQCFEQMGGVPQRIWFDNLSAAVVHIEKGGERQLTEGFLRFCAHYRFEAVFCNPYSGHEKGHVENKCGYSKRNWAVPIPIYENHEQLVAYFAEQATQDHQRKHYAQNRRIADLWEDDRRKLLTLPEHGFDAFRLAAAVVNKYGEIRIEDTTIPLLGMVAPGSEVLIQTFWDRLVILNGHHQKIREVPRPYTGRTADVPWSKVFSGWLRKPRSVTHSQFLRMLPETLHVYVTVKDLAERKERLQALLHWSDVYTIEQIQEAIALLGQDAAVSRVTGILGMKYGSRDLPITWEEKLSPPGTRLEGSLERYDQLVGVS
- a CDS encoding IS4 family transposase translates to MIEQSILQNQLPNEIKPAFKELKVLQHLRTAGFKKRFGYTCSFLFQLVFVLLFHHKNWFRLLESEKGDTFPGKDAIYRFLNHSGYAWRKFLSLLSSSTIDKIRPLTGEDRMSAFVVDDSMFERNRSKKVELLSRFKDHATGSFYKGFRMLTLGWSDGHTFIPVDFSLLASMKSQINGIMQGIDKRTSGYKRRVEALLPAPEIIPSMIDRALSAGVQASYVLMDSWFTHAPLIQAIVDRGLDVIGMVKADKKRYLVDERRLSLQELYYEAIPVQGKNKGILRSIRTELSPGIPVMMVFVRHRSKKKEWLAILCTDLTISEEKMIQIYGIRWDIEVFFKCAKSLLRLQKEFQGRSYDLLISHTTIVFSRYILLAWQHRQSTDNRTLGGLFYLLCDEVGQLDWAVALKQLIELIEDISKKASKKITALIQTQLQQWIAGLPSYIKAYLPISSCES
- a CDS encoding manganese catalase family protein — encoded protein: MWVYEKKLQYPVRVGKCDIRMARLLLEQYGGADGELAAALRYLNQRYTIPDKVIGLLNDIGTEELAHLEMIATMVYKLTKDATVEELDAAGLAPHYVAHDSALFYENASGVPWTAAYIQAKGDPIADLYEDIAAEEKARATYQWLIDMTDDCDLQDSLKFLREREIIHSLRFREAVEILKDDRDKKKFF
- a CDS encoding spore coat protein CotJB codes for the protein MSHKDNLDPQFYEMLEKLQALDFVLVELNLFLDTHPDDLASIQQYNQLVQERTKLANHFQQLYGPLMNFGHSFSKFPWEWSKVPWPWQV
- a CDS encoding spore coat associated protein CotJA: MSHPTSHPQEHAWAPFIGPFDPCPPILCKTYSTPPHLYMNFQPLNLPQFCPEDALRHGTLWPALYSPYESRWGKGRVR
- a CDS encoding hemolysin family protein; the protein is MPDGHTEFEVGKLIFNLVLVIILVLLNGFFVAAEFSLVKVRQSRLTQLVSEGNKRATYALKVNKKLDAYLSATQLGITLASLGLGWVGEPAISELLIEPLMHQLGVTDATLISTVSVVVGFAMITFLHIVIGELAPKSLAIQKSEATSLWLSAPLLFFYRLFLPLIWLLNSAANGLLRLLGVEPAGEGEAAHSEEEIRILMDQSAKSGVIDQDEMKLMDNLFDFSDLLAREVMLPRTDMDCLYTNLSWEGNMRIVEGTKHSRYPVAVEDKDQIIGFVHLADLLLPDGGSSHDLASLVRPILNVPESMEVSHVLRLMQKKHSQLTVVVDEYGGTAGLLTAEKILEEIVGELYDEFDEERAEIEKLSDGTFSVDGRLLIEDVNDLMGVIIEHNKVDSIGGWLFKELDGAPVVGRAIQIEDILVEVAEAEPLRITRVNIKRISDDEKDAGSNMDSANSEALEDNAPEYESKEDEPGV
- the yfkAB gene encoding radical SAM/CxCxxxxC motif protein YfkAB; the protein is MKILKHKSVVPAPVSPNDDPWDPIVSLREFGRHVLTSVEMTVTNLCNMRCEHCAVGDSLVLKEPEQIPLELMLRRLDEVEHLRTISITGGEPTFRKQMVDEKIVPILKYAKERGIRSQINSNLTLDYERYEKLLPYLDVMHISFNYTSEQDFYEVGFANSGHPVKKEVAYKLYHTMMENSRKLSEAGMYISAESMINYRTHDKLPTIHKLITEMGCQRHEVHPMYASNFAKGLPVLSLEDMRQAIHSLLDERNKEIWMLFGTLPFYACNSNEADSALLQRLRQEPMVTVRNDPDGRNRVNVNMFTGEVFVTDFADIPSFGNVHEEGLDAIFAKWLNDHPLNQKVNCYCEAASCCGPNLLVADMYYKDIDFKSRKAITL
- a CDS encoding HD-GYP domain-containing protein, with translation MRLIPINSLQPGMKLGKKIYNEDGIVLLSENAELTDVIIRRLRSHGLNFVYVADPLTEDVVPLDMIEEDTRRRALKEIRANFRKMTEPTVKGLVYPYLGKMFSGLIEDIMDDLSAREDAMIMMMNIHSMDHYLYRHSLNVCIYTILLGQIHGYSKSDLTLLGLGAMLHDIGKTKLPIELLTKAGKLTDEEYEQVKQHAEIGFKMLKNEPGIPLVSAHCAYQHHERLNGSGYPRGIKGEEISEFARWIAITDSYDAMTTHRVYRSAMLPHQALEVLYTGCGNLYEKSKLELFRDRVAIYPLGMTVRLSTGETGVVAKIHGIFPQRPVVRILTDSEGIDLKAPYDLDLSKQLSIVITEVDGMI